A genomic window from Cloacibacillus evryensis DSM 19522 includes:
- the rsfS gene encoding ribosome silencing factor, with protein MTEKNEDFCAPYMPLVEALLDKHASEVSVHDLSEISGFADVFIVAIARSELNARTLKDTVGDVLDDMGIKYRVEGENSSRWTLVDAGDLIVNILSREGRDFYRLDSLWGDAPTKKFADKDD; from the coding sequence ATGACGGAAAAAAACGAAGACTTCTGCGCGCCGTACATGCCCCTGGTAGAGGCGCTGCTTGACAAGCACGCGTCCGAGGTCAGCGTACACGACCTGAGCGAGATTTCCGGTTTCGCCGACGTATTTATCGTCGCGATCGCCCGCTCGGAGCTCAACGCCAGAACGCTGAAAGACACAGTCGGCGACGTGCTCGACGACATGGGCATAAAATACCGCGTCGAGGGCGAAAACAGCTCCCGGTGGACGCTGGTGGACGCGGGAGATCTTATCGTGAACATACTTAGCCGCGAAGGACGCGACTTTTACAGGCTCGATTCGCTCTGGGGCGACGCGCCGACAAAGAAATTTGCCGACAAGGACGACTGA
- the tpiA gene encoding triose-phosphate isomerase: MRRKFIAGNWKMFNGPKATSEFLNKFEAEIKSAPEVQKAAADGTEEIAFFVPAVSLLTAVCGAKEMPVIIGAQNTHWEKSGAFTGEISVPMITEIGATHVLIGHSERRHIFREIDEELNKKVHAAVEGGLIAVLCVGETLEEREAGKAFEVIKRQFVEGLKGMEGKTVAEKVIIAYEPVWAIGTGKTASDADAEEICKFIRGLAAESYCHKTAEELIVLYGGSVKPENTKCIIAQPDIDGVLVGGASLKPESFIQIVKNAL; this comes from the coding sequence ATGCGCAGAAAATTTATCGCGGGCAACTGGAAGATGTTCAACGGACCGAAAGCTACAAGTGAATTTCTTAACAAGTTTGAGGCGGAGATAAAGAGTGCTCCCGAGGTACAGAAGGCCGCGGCGGACGGCACGGAAGAGATCGCCTTCTTCGTTCCCGCCGTATCGCTTCTCACGGCGGTATGCGGCGCCAAAGAGATGCCGGTGATAATAGGCGCGCAGAACACCCATTGGGAAAAGAGCGGCGCCTTCACAGGCGAGATCTCCGTGCCGATGATCACGGAGATCGGCGCGACGCACGTCCTGATCGGCCACAGCGAGAGGCGTCACATATTCCGCGAGATCGACGAAGAGCTCAATAAAAAGGTGCACGCCGCCGTGGAAGGCGGACTGATCGCCGTCCTTTGCGTTGGCGAGACGCTTGAGGAGCGCGAGGCCGGAAAGGCCTTTGAGGTCATCAAGAGGCAGTTCGTTGAGGGCCTTAAGGGCATGGAGGGTAAAACCGTCGCCGAAAAGGTGATCATCGCCTATGAACCGGTCTGGGCGATCGGCACGGGCAAGACCGCGAGCGACGCCGACGCGGAAGAGATCTGCAAATTTATCCGCGGGCTGGCCGCGGAAAGTTATTGTCACAAGACGGCCGAAGAGCTTATCGTCCTGTACGGCGGCAGCGTAAAACCTGAAAATACCAAATGCATCATCGCGCAGCCTGATATCGACGGCGTGCTTGTCGGCGGAGCCTCGCTGAAGCCGGAAAGCTTCATCCAAATAGTAAAGAACGCGCTGTAA
- a CDS encoding LCP family protein, whose product MKRSRTIILIIICGLIAILGGAGLRLYFAWHTSQDDIRKAFENESQKKENESYSALLKEQGRFNILLMGEDDVEGSRRSDTVLFITIDIDDKNMRVISLPRDTRVQIPHHGTQKLNHAFAYGGPDLLKATVENYLGQPILYYVVIDYDSFPEFVDMVGGVEIDVQKRMRYVDRAGGLDINIQPGRQLLNGETALKYVRFRKDALGDIGRIQRQQQFIKSLVKKAYDPRVLIKFPELAAQAMKIFKTDMSPTLAVQLAGFVQNELGRERMFFSMLPGEPAMIDRLSYWMGDVKAANAFLNAPVEALVSGDVTEGNGRNAKQVPFSTAGDDIAASKDGGGQPAEAAQNGAPAAKKDEMTKEELLTLIKSMPESVAVLNGTGKAGVSSEISTRLQQLGVDVIHSGNAKHFDYQHCNIVYPTNASEKVKTTAQRLGTLLNIPKNLVRPSQQAFYASIIAGHDYKKLITLLDNMLKISNQ is encoded by the coding sequence TTGAAACGTTCAAGAACTATCATTCTGATAATAATCTGCGGATTGATCGCCATTTTAGGCGGCGCCGGCCTGCGGCTTTACTTTGCGTGGCACACCTCCCAGGACGATATCCGCAAGGCGTTCGAGAATGAGAGCCAGAAAAAAGAAAACGAGAGCTATTCGGCGCTCCTGAAGGAGCAGGGCAGATTCAATATCCTCCTGATGGGGGAGGATGACGTCGAGGGATCGCGCCGCTCCGATACTGTACTCTTCATCACCATCGACATCGACGACAAAAACATGCGCGTGATATCGCTGCCGCGCGACACGCGCGTCCAGATCCCGCACCACGGCACGCAGAAACTGAACCACGCCTTTGCTTACGGCGGCCCAGACCTGCTGAAGGCGACGGTCGAAAACTACCTTGGACAGCCGATACTTTACTATGTCGTGATCGACTATGACAGTTTCCCGGAGTTTGTCGACATGGTCGGCGGGGTAGAGATAGACGTGCAAAAGAGGATGCGCTACGTTGACAGGGCCGGCGGACTTGACATCAATATCCAGCCCGGTCGGCAGCTGCTCAACGGAGAAACTGCCCTGAAATATGTCCGTTTCAGGAAAGACGCCCTTGGCGACATCGGGCGCATACAGCGCCAGCAGCAGTTCATCAAATCGCTCGTCAAAAAAGCCTACGACCCGCGCGTCCTGATCAAGTTCCCCGAGCTCGCGGCACAGGCGATGAAAATATTCAAAACGGACATGTCGCCGACCCTTGCCGTACAGCTTGCCGGCTTTGTACAGAACGAACTCGGCCGTGAGAGGATGTTCTTTTCCATGCTGCCGGGAGAGCCGGCTATGATCGACCGCCTGAGCTACTGGATGGGAGACGTCAAGGCGGCGAACGCCTTCCTCAACGCTCCCGTCGAGGCGCTGGTCTCAGGCGACGTCACGGAGGGCAACGGCAGAAACGCGAAGCAGGTTCCTTTCTCGACCGCCGGCGACGACATCGCGGCCTCTAAAGACGGCGGCGGCCAGCCGGCGGAAGCCGCGCAGAACGGAGCCCCCGCCGCAAAAAAGGACGAGATGACCAAAGAAGAGCTCTTGACCTTGATAAAGTCGATGCCGGAATCGGTCGCCGTCCTTAACGGAACAGGCAAGGCCGGCGTAAGCTCCGAGATATCGACGCGCCTGCAGCAGTTGGGCGTCGACGTGATCCATTCGGGCAACGCAAAGCATTTCGACTATCAGCACTGCAACATCGTCTATCCGACCAACGCGAGCGAAAAGGTCAAGACGACGGCGCAGCGGCTGGGGACGCTGCTCAATATCCCCAAAAACCTCGTGCGTCCCAGCCAGCAGGCCTTTTACGCCTCAATAATTGCGGGACATGACTATAAGAAACTAATAACATTATTGGATAATATGCTGAAGATCAGCAATCAGTAA
- a CDS encoding phosphoglycerate kinase, whose translation MRLKTFSPSDVSGKKVLVRVDFNVPLADGRVSDDTRIKAHIPTLTALRDAGAKVALISHLGRPKGTVNLKYTLEPVCEELAKLTGWPVRFVPDCVGEKVDEAVASWKEGEVLLLENVRFYPEEEKNDMEFAGRLTKDFDVFVMDAFSASHRAHASTRAAAEILPSYSGKLIDREITMLSAARDEPKKPFVLILGGAKVSDKIAVVENMLQKVDTILIGGGMAFTFLKAQGKEIGKSLCEAEKLDFAAKMLDEAAKLGVRIILPEDVVVAPEFKADSPASTVAADAMPAGQMGLDIGPATAGLFAKEIKAAKTVLWNGPMGVFEMPAFAKGTEAVAKALAEATANGALTVVGGGDSAAAIALFKMEDKVSHVSTGGGASLEFFEGKSLPGIEPYVLN comes from the coding sequence ATGCGCCTGAAGACCTTTTCACCATCGGACGTTTCGGGTAAAAAGGTTCTGGTGAGGGTGGACTTCAACGTGCCCCTCGCCGACGGACGGGTCAGCGACGACACTCGCATCAAGGCCCATATCCCCACGCTTACGGCTCTGCGTGACGCCGGAGCGAAGGTCGCCCTGATCTCACATCTCGGCAGGCCGAAGGGGACGGTCAACCTTAAATATACCCTTGAACCCGTATGCGAAGAGCTTGCGAAGCTCACGGGATGGCCCGTGCGGTTTGTCCCAGACTGCGTGGGTGAAAAGGTTGACGAGGCCGTAGCTTCATGGAAAGAGGGCGAGGTGCTGCTGCTGGAGAACGTGCGCTTCTATCCTGAAGAGGAGAAGAACGACATGGAATTCGCCGGGCGGCTCACGAAGGATTTTGATGTATTCGTGATGGACGCCTTCAGCGCCTCCCATCGCGCGCACGCCTCAACGAGAGCGGCGGCGGAGATATTGCCCTCCTATTCCGGCAAGCTCATTGACCGCGAAATAACGATGCTCTCGGCGGCGCGCGACGAGCCGAAGAAGCCCTTCGTCCTCATCCTCGGCGGCGCAAAGGTATCCGACAAGATAGCGGTGGTGGAGAACATGCTCCAAAAGGTCGATACGATCCTCATCGGCGGCGGTATGGCCTTCACCTTCCTCAAGGCGCAGGGCAAAGAGATCGGCAAGTCGCTTTGCGAGGCGGAGAAGCTCGACTTCGCGGCCAAGATGCTTGACGAAGCAGCCAAGCTCGGCGTGAGGATAATTCTCCCCGAGGATGTCGTCGTTGCGCCGGAGTTTAAGGCTGATTCGCCTGCTTCGACGGTCGCCGCCGACGCCATGCCAGCCGGTCAGATGGGACTCGATATCGGCCCAGCGACCGCCGGACTCTTTGCGAAAGAGATCAAGGCGGCCAAGACCGTGCTATGGAACGGACCGATGGGCGTATTCGAGATGCCAGCCTTCGCGAAAGGCACGGAGGCCGTTGCCAAAGCGCTTGCCGAGGCCACCGCGAACGGCGCGCTGACCGTTGTCGGCGGCGGAGACTCTGCCGCCGCGATAGCGCTCTTTAAGATGGAGGACAAAGTCTCGCATGTCTCGACCGGCGGGGGAGCCAGCCTAGAATTCTTTGAGGGAAAAAGCCTGCCCGGCATAGAGCCATACGTCTTAAACTAA
- a CDS encoding HIT family protein: protein MPCIFCKLKDYVLENELAYAVFDVMPVNEGHMLIIPKRHVQSYFDITPEEESAMHELLHRGKKLLDEKYHPDGYNFGVNCNECAGQSVMHVHMHLIPRYKGDTESPLGGVRGVIPEKMAYVKK from the coding sequence ATGCCGTGTATCTTCTGTAAATTAAAGGATTACGTCCTTGAAAACGAGCTCGCTTACGCGGTATTCGACGTTATGCCGGTAAACGAGGGGCATATGCTGATAATCCCCAAAAGGCACGTGCAAAGCTACTTTGACATCACCCCCGAAGAAGAGTCGGCGATGCACGAGCTGCTTCACAGAGGTAAAAAACTACTCGATGAAAAATACCATCCGGACGGATACAACTTCGGCGTGAACTGCAACGAATGCGCCGGACAGTCGGTGATGCACGTCCACATGCACCTGATACCGCGCTATAAGGGCGATACGGAATCGCCGCTCGGCGGCGTCCGCGGAGTCATCCCCGAAAAGATGGCCTACGTTAAGAAATAA
- the rpmA gene encoding 50S ribosomal protein L27: protein MAHKKGQGSSTNGRDSQPKYLGIKRGDGSFVNAGTIIVRQRGTKFHPGQHTGLGRDFTIFALVPGKVRFQTKANRKYVTIEPETL, encoded by the coding sequence ATGGCACATAAAAAAGGACAAGGAAGCTCAACCAACGGCCGCGACAGTCAGCCTAAATACCTTGGCATCAAGCGCGGAGACGGTTCATTTGTAAACGCGGGAACGATCATCGTCCGTCAGAGGGGCACCAAGTTCCATCCCGGACAGCACACCGGCCTTGGCCGCGATTTCACGATCTTTGCGCTGGTACCCGGCAAGGTCCGCTTCCAGACGAAGGCAAACCGCAAGTACGTCACGATCGAGCCGGAAACACTTTAG
- a CDS encoding amylo-alpha-1,6-glucosidase yields MYLGKADVNTYDKGAGREFLVSNGRGSYGFSTVIGANTRREHGLLVVRPESERQHSVLVSKIEETIFDRNKKYQLSTNRYKDLVYPDGYRYLQEYQGNPFPSMLFVIHSILLKKSIFMPHGKECTVIKYELLAAPDKVRLDLRPLFAHRLSDSVCPESGKTEFGVSSEDARGISVKGRGYASCCTATAGTWSLKPLWFENLIYEQDDRPESACVDHLWSPGFISNELSEGDVVYVVLSEKPQSFTLKELAAMEKETAERFENILEQANIPALNSAEQDMIASSYHLVDDRPESIAPIYTGYPSVDTKARDTFISLPGLLLATGREAVALKTLKYWLEIAEKNGWVMPEKFVGDGSCEYGCIDNGLWFIYAADKYLAHHKEADAQDRAELAHAIKEIVEKYLSGAAELDVVCDANMLLKMTSANPARYWMSALAGGEVVVPRKGYLVEVNALWYNALKCAEKYALEYGCADLAKKFEAAAEKCAKSFNDTFWSFDIKGLYDSVDPETFKSDGTIRPNQILAASLPFSPLSSEAAQNVVRLCWNELYTTYGLRTLDPRHDKFKGRSEGRLDQRLKARYRGMAWTWLLGQFITAYLKYNPSRKDLGWVFIRPFNSHLRHGCLGGVAELFDGMMPYRPHGDVLSAVSLGELLRVLHENLETGE; encoded by the coding sequence ATGTACTTAGGAAAGGCAGACGTTAACACCTATGACAAAGGCGCCGGGAGGGAGTTCCTTGTCTCCAACGGGCGCGGAAGCTACGGGTTTTCCACAGTCATAGGGGCAAACACAAGGAGAGAGCACGGTCTTCTCGTCGTGAGGCCTGAAAGCGAAAGGCAGCACTCGGTCCTGGTCAGCAAAATCGAAGAGACCATATTTGACCGCAACAAGAAATACCAGCTCTCCACAAACCGTTATAAAGATTTGGTTTACCCAGACGGCTACAGGTATCTGCAGGAATATCAGGGAAATCCGTTCCCCAGCATGCTCTTTGTAATCCATAGTATCCTCCTCAAAAAATCGATTTTTATGCCGCACGGAAAAGAATGCACGGTAATAAAATATGAGCTTTTGGCAGCTCCTGATAAGGTCCGCCTTGATCTGCGCCCGCTCTTCGCCCACAGGCTGAGCGACTCGGTATGTCCCGAATCTGGTAAAACCGAATTCGGCGTATCCTCCGAAGACGCGCGCGGCATCAGCGTCAAAGGCAGGGGATATGCAAGTTGCTGCACGGCCACAGCCGGCACCTGGTCGCTGAAGCCGCTCTGGTTTGAAAATCTCATCTACGAACAGGATGACCGCCCCGAGTCCGCCTGTGTCGATCATCTCTGGTCGCCCGGATTCATCTCCAACGAGCTGTCCGAGGGAGACGTCGTATACGTGGTGCTTTCAGAAAAACCGCAGAGCTTCACCCTCAAAGAGCTCGCCGCGATGGAAAAAGAGACAGCGGAGCGTTTTGAAAATATCCTGGAACAGGCGAACATCCCGGCGCTCAACAGCGCGGAGCAGGATATGATCGCGTCCTCGTACCATCTCGTCGATGACCGCCCCGAGAGCATCGCGCCCATCTACACCGGATACCCCTCCGTCGATACGAAGGCGCGCGACACCTTTATCTCTCTTCCCGGACTGCTCCTTGCCACCGGCAGAGAAGCGGTGGCGTTAAAGACTCTCAAATACTGGCTTGAAATAGCCGAGAAGAACGGCTGGGTCATGCCGGAAAAATTCGTCGGCGACGGCTCCTGCGAATACGGCTGCATCGACAACGGACTCTGGTTCATATACGCCGCGGACAAATACCTCGCGCACCATAAAGAGGCCGACGCTCAGGACAGAGCCGAGCTTGCTCACGCGATAAAGGAGATCGTTGAAAAATACCTTTCCGGAGCCGCCGAGCTTGACGTTGTGTGCGACGCGAACATGCTCCTGAAGATGACTTCGGCGAACCCCGCTAGGTACTGGATGAGCGCCCTGGCCGGCGGCGAAGTCGTCGTTCCGCGCAAGGGATACCTCGTGGAGGTCAACGCGCTCTGGTACAACGCGCTGAAATGCGCTGAAAAATACGCGCTGGAATACGGCTGCGCCGATTTGGCGAAGAAGTTTGAGGCGGCGGCGGAGAAGTGCGCCAAATCCTTCAACGACACATTCTGGAGCTTCGATATTAAAGGGCTCTACGACAGCGTCGACCCAGAGACCTTTAAGAGCGACGGCACGATCCGCCCGAACCAGATATTGGCGGCCTCGCTGCCCTTCAGCCCGCTTTCTTCCGAGGCTGCGCAGAATGTGGTGCGCCTCTGCTGGAACGAGCTGTACACGACCTACGGCCTCCGTACCCTCGACCCGCGCCATGACAAGTTCAAGGGCCGCTCGGAGGGACGCCTGGACCAGCGCCTCAAGGCCCGCTACCGCGGCATGGCCTGGACGTGGCTGCTTGGACAGTTCATCACCGCCTACCTTAAATACAACCCCTCGCGCAAGGATCTCGGATGGGTGTTCATCCGTCCCTTCAATTCACACCTGCGCCACGGGTGCCTCGGCGGGGTGGCAGAACTCTTTGACGGTATGATGCCGTACCGCCCGCACGGCGACGTCCTTAGCGCCGTATCGCTCGGAGAGCTTCTGCGCGTGCTGCATGAGAATCTTGAGACCGGGGAATAA
- the whiA gene encoding DNA-binding protein WhiA gives MEGLNHTIWDEWSALPAAQPVKDEIAGIIDGMSYSAEGEAYLFTSPRLFVVRRLMRLWGECEWSGSGGEGIRLIHTQQKGRIVFSIGRRAAAEVFSVTNAMAKRTRNWNWVRGLFGGCGALYIPKAGYYLVIRPPAGKGSAERVQAILKSCGFAVGVRKKMECRELMLRDQQQIVTFLSRIGLVKTALDLEETAIYRSMRSHANKLVNCDAANINKSLEAARGQMELIRRMEELGIVEELPAPLFELVMARKKNPSITLKELGQTLPRPISKSTVEYRWRKLETMLRKQSKGDDANVLRKGRR, from the coding sequence ATGGAAGGTCTGAATCACACGATCTGGGACGAATGGAGCGCGCTTCCCGCGGCTCAGCCGGTAAAGGACGAGATCGCCGGAATTATCGACGGCATGAGTTACAGCGCGGAGGGCGAGGCGTACCTTTTCACCTCGCCGCGCCTTTTCGTCGTTAGGCGGCTGATGCGTCTCTGGGGCGAGTGCGAATGGAGCGGCTCCGGCGGCGAGGGCATCCGCCTTATCCACACGCAGCAGAAGGGGCGGATCGTATTCTCGATCGGCAGGCGCGCGGCCGCGGAGGTCTTTTCCGTCACGAACGCGATGGCGAAACGCACGAGGAACTGGAATTGGGTGCGCGGCCTCTTCGGCGGCTGCGGAGCCCTTTATATACCGAAAGCGGGGTATTACCTCGTCATCCGTCCGCCCGCGGGGAAGGGGTCCGCGGAGCGCGTCCAGGCGATCCTCAAGTCCTGCGGCTTTGCGGTCGGCGTAAGAAAGAAGATGGAATGCCGCGAATTGATGCTGAGAGATCAGCAGCAGATCGTCACCTTCCTTTCGCGCATCGGACTTGTCAAGACGGCCCTCGATCTGGAAGAGACGGCCATCTACCGTTCGATGAGAAGCCACGCGAACAAGCTGGTGAACTGCGACGCCGCCAACATCAACAAGAGCCTCGAGGCCGCGCGCGGCCAGATGGAGCTCATTCGCCGGATGGAAGAACTTGGGATAGTCGAAGAGCTGCCCGCGCCGCTTTTTGAGCTGGTAATGGCGCGGAAAAAAAATCCGAGCATAACTTTAAAGGAACTTGGGCAAACTTTACCGAGACCAATTAGCAAAAGTACGGTAGAATATAGATGGCGGAAATTAGAAACCATGCTTAGAAAGCAATCAAAGGGGGATGATGCCAATGTACTTAGGAAAGGCAGACGTTAA
- the gap gene encoding type I glyceraldehyde-3-phosphate dehydrogenase: MAKYKVAINGFGRIGRLSLRAFFTNGKDNEFEIVAINDLTPPASLAYLLKYDSVFRRFPGTVEVDGDYLVVNGQRIKALAEPDPAKLPWKEMGVDLVIESTGRYTDANQAKAHIEAGAKKVIISAPAKNHDATIVMGVNEGVYDPKKDNIISNASCTTNCLAPVCKVLQDKFGIKEGLMNTIHAYTNDQKTLDFPHKNYSRGRAAALSIIPTSTGAAKAISEVMPELKGKLNGFALRVPTPDVSVVDLTVVLEKPATVDEVNAAMKEAAAGSLKGILEYEPEDLVSMDFVGDTHSSIFAPMHTMAMGDRMIKLLSWYDNECGYSNRVIDLANYIFKKGL; encoded by the coding sequence ATGGCTAAGTACAAGGTTGCAATCAACGGGTTTGGACGCATCGGACGTCTTTCCCTCCGCGCGTTTTTCACGAACGGGAAAGACAATGAATTTGAAATCGTGGCAATAAACGACCTCACGCCGCCAGCATCTCTTGCATATCTGCTTAAGTATGATTCAGTTTTCCGCCGTTTCCCCGGAACGGTCGAAGTCGACGGAGACTATCTCGTCGTAAACGGACAGAGGATCAAGGCCCTTGCGGAACCCGATCCCGCGAAGCTGCCATGGAAAGAGATGGGCGTCGACCTCGTCATCGAGTCGACCGGCCGCTATACCGACGCCAATCAGGCGAAGGCGCATATCGAAGCCGGCGCGAAAAAGGTCATCATCTCCGCTCCCGCCAAGAACCATGACGCCACGATAGTCATGGGCGTAAACGAGGGAGTATACGATCCCAAAAAAGACAACATCATCTCCAACGCCTCCTGCACCACAAACTGCCTCGCCCCCGTCTGCAAGGTCCTTCAGGACAAGTTCGGCATCAAAGAGGGGCTTATGAACACGATACACGCCTACACGAACGATCAGAAGACGCTCGACTTCCCGCATAAGAACTATTCACGCGGCAGGGCGGCGGCCCTCTCGATCATTCCGACAAGCACCGGCGCCGCGAAAGCGATCTCCGAGGTAATGCCCGAACTTAAGGGCAAACTCAACGGTTTCGCGCTCCGCGTCCCCACCCCCGACGTCTCGGTCGTAGACCTCACGGTCGTCCTTGAGAAGCCGGCCACGGTGGATGAAGTCAACGCCGCGATGAAAGAGGCGGCCGCAGGTTCGCTGAAGGGAATCCTTGAATACGAGCCGGAAGACCTTGTCTCGATGGATTTCGTCGGCGACACCCATTCGTCGATTTTCGCGCCGATGCACACCATGGCTATGGGAGACAGAATGATAAAGCTCCTTTCATGGTACGACAACGAGTGCGGATACAGCAACAGAGTCATCGACCTCGCGAACTACATCTTTAAAAAGGGACTTTAA
- the obgE gene encoding GTPase ObgE: MKFVDSLRMSIKAGRGGNGCMSFLRERFKPNGGPDGGNGGRGGSVIFEATNNLQTLADLEYMHHVRGENGGHGKGAARNGPAGEDKVIYVPCGTVIYDTETGEGYADLVEPHDRFVAARGGRGGRGNRYFASSARKAPRFCEQGSPGEEVMLRLELRLIADVGLVGLPNVGKSSILAAISNAQPKIANYPFTTLSPNLGVLNTGDERIVIADIPGLIEGAHLNKGLGLEFLRHVDRTRLLVHVLSLESGDYDTIIQDFEVVRQEMEKYDPELEKRPYFVVANKLDEVDEETAKELAERLTVYFGGKNIRMIAASALTEEGIPELVKEIIKFVKDHPRPESNVRLYALEERVQEKTPLRKRNRIQIITLHGGGYRVMHRQLETAVERYDFSQEENVARFTRLLRKFKVEELLEAAGAQPGDSVSIGYKDFDFYPDYYPEDLPEEDEPEELLESGDAELMEEEEHSAEADGETAGEEEAFDEDKDQ; encoded by the coding sequence ATGAAATTTGTCGATTCACTGCGAATGTCCATCAAAGCCGGACGCGGCGGGAACGGCTGCATGAGCTTCCTGCGCGAGCGCTTCAAGCCCAACGGCGGCCCCGACGGCGGCAACGGCGGGCGCGGAGGCAGCGTCATTTTCGAGGCGACCAACAACCTGCAGACACTCGCGGACCTTGAATATATGCACCATGTAAGAGGCGAAAACGGCGGACACGGCAAAGGCGCCGCCAGAAACGGCCCCGCCGGCGAGGATAAAGTTATCTACGTGCCCTGCGGAACGGTGATTTACGACACGGAGACGGGGGAGGGATATGCCGACCTCGTCGAGCCGCACGATCGTTTCGTCGCGGCGCGCGGCGGACGCGGAGGACGCGGCAACCGCTATTTCGCCAGCTCGGCGCGCAAAGCGCCGCGTTTCTGCGAGCAGGGCAGCCCTGGAGAAGAGGTGATGCTGCGCCTCGAACTGCGGCTCATCGCCGACGTAGGGCTCGTGGGACTGCCGAATGTCGGCAAGTCGAGCATCCTGGCCGCCATCTCCAACGCGCAGCCAAAGATCGCCAACTATCCCTTCACGACGCTCTCTCCCAATCTCGGCGTGCTGAACACCGGCGACGAGCGGATCGTCATCGCCGACATTCCGGGACTCATCGAAGGAGCCCATCTTAACAAAGGGCTGGGGCTCGAGTTCCTGCGCCATGTGGACAGAACTAGACTTCTCGTTCATGTTTTGAGCCTCGAAAGCGGTGATTATGATACAATAATCCAGGATTTTGAGGTCGTTCGCCAGGAGATGGAGAAATACGATCCCGAGCTGGAAAAGCGTCCATATTTTGTCGTGGCTAATAAGCTTGACGAAGTGGACGAGGAAACGGCAAAGGAGCTGGCGGAGAGGCTGACCGTCTATTTTGGCGGGAAAAATATCCGTATGATCGCGGCAAGCGCTTTGACGGAGGAGGGCATCCCCGAACTCGTCAAAGAGATAATCAAGTTCGTGAAGGACCACCCGCGTCCCGAGAGCAACGTGAGGCTGTACGCGCTGGAGGAAAGGGTGCAGGAAAAAACGCCGCTCCGCAAGCGCAACAGGATCCAGATCATCACGCTGCATGGCGGGGGCTACCGGGTGATGCACCGCCAGTTGGAAACAGCCGTCGAGCGTTATGATTTCAGCCAGGAAGAGAACGTGGCACGCTTCACGAGGCTGCTGCGGAAGTTTAAGGTAGAGGAGCTTCTCGAAGCGGCGGGCGCTCAGCCGGGCGACTCGGTAAGCATCGGGTATAAGGATTTCGACTTCTATCCCGACTATTACCCGGAAGACCTTCCTGAAGAGGACGAACCCGAAGAGCTCTTGGAGAGCGGCGACGCGGAGCTCATGGAAGAGGAAGAGCATTCCGCGGAAGCTGACGGCGAAACCGCCGGCGAAGAAGAAGCCTTCGACGAAGACAAAGATCAATAA
- the nadD gene encoding nicotinate-nucleotide adenylyltransferase encodes MTEENRRIGIMGGTFDPIHNGHLLAADEAHAAFGLSEVIFVPTGQPPHKTNQRVTSAEDRYMMTEFATVGCPYFKVSRVEIDREGSSYTIDTLRRLRAIPEYEGVQFYFITGLDAVLDIVSWKNPEEIMEMCKFVAVSRYGYTHKRMEELPIELRSRIIPLEIPLLAISSTELRERIRNNRSIRFMVPSAVEQFIRKKSLYKD; translated from the coding sequence ATGACCGAGGAAAACCGCAGAATAGGCATCATGGGGGGAACCTTTGACCCGATTCACAATGGCCACCTTCTGGCCGCGGACGAGGCTCACGCGGCCTTTGGCCTTTCCGAGGTCATATTCGTTCCCACGGGGCAGCCGCCGCACAAGACAAACCAGCGGGTCACCTCGGCGGAGGACCGCTACATGATGACAGAGTTTGCCACTGTGGGCTGCCCATATTTTAAGGTTTCGCGCGTGGAGATCGACAGAGAGGGAAGCAGCTACACGATAGACACGCTGAGAAGGCTGCGCGCGATACCGGAATACGAGGGAGTACAGTTCTACTTTATAACTGGACTGGACGCCGTCCTGGATATAGTATCCTGGAAGAATCCCGAAGAGATAATGGAAATGTGCAAATTCGTCGCGGTCAGCCGCTACGGTTACACACACAAAAGGATGGAAGAGCTGCCGATCGAGCTGCGCAGCAGGATCATTCCCCTTGAGATACCGCTTCTGGCAATATCGAGCACCGAACTGCGCGAACGCATCAGAAACAACCGCAGCATCCGCTTTATGGTTCCATCCGCGGTGGAACAATTCATAAGAAAAAAATCCCTGTATAAAGACTAG